The genomic window TAGATAAATAAAGTAAGGAATTAATATAATAGATAAACTTGTAAATAAGGTTACCACCGTCTTTTTTGCAATTACAGAAATAAATATAATTAAGTAAGTAAATACTAAAAAACCTATTACTTTAATTAAACTTATATATAAATATGTTTGTGTTAAAGACAAATGATATGATGAAGTCTTAAAAAAAGGTATGCTTTGTAATGGAAAATTTCCCGAGGGTAGTCCATATTTTACTGCACAATAAACATAGTTGATTACTGAAAAAATTACCGCTAATATTATGGTCATTATACTTGCAGCTATTACTTTATATGCAGGAACAGACACCTTCCCTTTCTTACTAGTTACTATTAAATAAATCATATCTTTTTCATATTCATAAGTAAAAATAGGTGTAATAATAAGTAAAAGCAATAAAACTAAAATTATATCAGGACTTTCAGGTGAAAGTAAGTTAGTCCATCCATTAGTATAGAGAAAATATCTATTATTAGGATCTTGCTTAACATATTTATATTGATCATATATAATCTTAAAAGCTTCTGACTTTTTTAAACTACTATTAACTTCACTGAGCTGTAGAATATATTCACTATTATTAATATCTCCCTTTAAATATTTATTTAACACTTCATCTTCTTGAGACTTTATATTACCTATTCTCTCCTTTTCATTTCTTATGTAAGATTCCTTTTTAGGGGTAAGCTTTCCATTTACATTCATTAAATATTCTTTATAAAAACTTTTATTTTCTTCAGTAGTTTCCACACTATAACTAGCTGTTGAAGATAAAACTAAAAGTTTTATGCAAATGAACAATGCTATAAATATGATTGCCTTTTGTTTAAAAAGTACTTTCTTAAATTCATAAAACAATACTCTCATATATTTAATTGCTCCTTTCTTAAATTATTAAGATAGGAAAATAATCTCATCTTAGATATAGAAATATTTTTTCTATTAATTATAACTATTATAAAAATTATTAATAATAAAAAAATTAGCATAAAAATTAAAGTTACTGTCGATTGAAAAAAAGGTTCTCCAAATATGTCTATAACATTATATTTCTTAAAAAATTCTCTGTTTGTAAGAAGTGAAATTGGATTAATAAAGTCAACCACTTCTCTAGCTTTATGAGATAAAAAATCGTTACTTCCCAAATATGCACTAATCATTCCTCCAGATAGAATAAAAGCTAAAATAGATTCTGAAAATATAGAGGAAAATAAAAGTACAACTACTCCTATAACCATAAAGCCTAAAAGTTTAATTGCACCAGAATAAATTACAAAATGCCATATTTTCATATTTAACGGGGTACGTTCAAAATTAACCATTGCATAAATAGGAAGATTATGTCCTATAAGTTTAAAAATATTTGAAAAACATATAAAATCTAATATAAAAAAATAAATACTTATAGTAATTACGTATATCATTGAAGCTATAATTTTAGCGTAAATTGTGGTATTCCTTCCATATTTACTTGTTAGCAACATAACATTCATGCTAGACTCTTTCTCCCCAGAAAAAACAGAAGTAAGTCCCAATATCAAAAGTAAAATTATGAGCAATGAAGAAAAATCATATCTAAAAAATTCTTCAAAAGCCTTAGTATCATAAAATTCAGATATACCTCGTTCTCCGTAAACATTAATAATTTTTTCATTGTTCTTAACTTGAAATAAATTATTATGCTCTCTATAAAATTCAATGTTTTTTTGAGCCTTTAATATTACATTTTTAAGGCGATTGCCATAATTATAACAATAGTCTAATCCATCATATAATTCCTTAAACATATTCATATCCCCAAATATATATCCAGTATATGTATCAGGCTGAATAGTTTCTGTATCATAATTACCAGAATCAACTACTGACTTAGCATGCTTGTACCTATCTTTAATAAAATTTATCTTATCATTAGTTATGGTTCCTGATATTTTGTTATGTGCTGCCCAATACCCCGCATTATACTCTATATCTGTCTTGTATTCATTATTTACTATATGATCATTTTTAAAGTAAAAATTAATTTTATAAATATTAACAAGCGAAAAGATAATCAAAGCTATAATTATAAATTTCTTACGAAATATCTTTATAAGTTCATATTTTAAAATTCTCATTAAACTATTTTCTCCTTAAAATAATAAATATAAACATCTTCTAAATTTGGATTTATATTTACAGCCTCATTTGTTGGTTTATCATCGCTTATTATACGCAGTGTATACATTTCATTTTCAAATACAGCATTACTTATACTATACTTTTCAAGCATATTTGCCATTTGTATTTTATTTACATTAACACTCCATACCTTTTCTCTCATATTATTAAGTAAATTTGTTGGTTTATCTTGCTTAACGATATTTCCATCTTTTATAAGAATAACTTCTTTAGCTATATATTCAATATCTGAAACAATATGTGTTGCTAATAAAATAATCTTAGTCGATGATAACTTTGAAATTATATTTCTAAAACGTATTCTTTCTTTTGGGTCCAAACCAGCTGTTGGTTCATCTAAAATAATAATATCAGGATCATTTAGTAATGCCTGTGCAATACCTAAACGCTGTTTCATACCACCAGAAAAAGCACCAACTTTTTTGTTCCTTTCTTCCCAAAGGTTTACCATTTTTAATACTTCCTCTGTTCTTGTTTCACTATCAGCTTTAGATATACCTTTTATTGCACACATATAAAACAAAAATTCACCAGCTTTAAAATTTTTATAAAATCTAGGATTTTGAGGCAAGTATCCTATTTTATCTAAATAATTAACCCCTAGCTTTTGAATATTCACTTCATTAAATTTAACTTCTCCAATATCCGGTTGTAAAATTCCAACAATTATATTTATTAATGTAGTCTTACCCGCTCCATTAGTACCTAATAATCCATATACTCCCCTCTCAAGGTTAGCTGAAAAACTGTTTAATGCTTTTTTCTTGCCAAATTGTTTCATTATTTTATCCATAATTAAATTCATAATAGCCACCTCAACTTCAATAAAGCTTATACTGGTATAGCTTTATTTCTTTA from Clostridium sp. MB40-C1 includes these protein-coding regions:
- a CDS encoding ABC transporter ATP-binding protein; protein product: MNLIMDKIMKQFGKKKALNSFSANLERGVYGLLGTNGAGKTTLINIIVGILQPDIGEVKFNEVNIQKLGVNYLDKIGYLPQNPRFYKNFKAGEFLFYMCAIKGISKADSETRTEEVLKMVNLWEERNKKVGAFSGGMKQRLGIAQALLNDPDIIILDEPTAGLDPKERIRFRNIISKLSSTKIILLATHIVSDIEYIAKEVILIKDGNIVKQDKPTNLLNNMREKVWSVNVNKIQMANMLEKYSISNAVFENEMYTLRIISDDKPTNEAVNINPNLEDVYIYYFKEKIV